The Gallus gallus isolate bGalGal1 chromosome 3, bGalGal1.mat.broiler.GRCg7b, whole genome shotgun sequence genome window below encodes:
- the ELOVL5 gene encoding elongation of very long chain fatty acids protein 5: MERLDKTINSYLDVWLGPRDPRVKGWLLLENYTPTFIFSVLYLLIVWLGPKYMRNKQPFSCRGILVVYNLGLTLLSLYMFYELVTGVWEGGYNFYCQDTHSGGEADMKIIRVLWWYYFSKLIEFMDTFFFILRKNNHQITVLHVYHHATMLNIWWFVMNWVPCGHSYFGATLNSFIHVLMYSYYGLSAVPAMRPYLWWKKYITQGQLIQFVLTIFQTSCGVVWPCAFPQGWLYFQIFYMISLIILFTNFYIQTYNKKASSRRKEYQNGSTATVNGYTNSFSSLENNVKQRKQRKD; this comes from the exons ATGGAACGTCTGGATAAAACAATCAATAGCTACCTGGATGTTTGGCTTGGACCCAGAG atcCCAGAGTAAAAGGATGGCTTCTTCTGGAAAATTACACACCTACCTTTATCTTCTCAGTCTTGTACTTACTAATCGTATGGCTAGGACCAAAGTACATGCGGAACAAACAACCATTCTCATGCAGGGGCATTCTAGTGGTCTACAACCTTGGACtcacactgctttctctgtatatGTTTTATGAG TTGGTGACAGGAGTATGGGAAGGAGGATACAATTTCTACTGTCAGGATACACACAGTGGAGGTGAAGCTGATATGAAG ATCATACGTGTCCTCTGGTGGTATTATTTCTCCAAACTCATTGAGTTCATGGAtaccttctttttcattttgcgGAAAAATAATCATCAGATCACTGTCCTGCATGTCTATCACCATGCAACGATGCTGAATATTTGGTGGTTTGTTATGAATTGGGTGCCTTGTGGTCACT CTTATTTTGGTGCCACACTGAACAGCTTTATCCATGTCCTCATGTACTCCTACTATGGATTGTCGGCTGTTCCAGCGATGCGTCCTTATCTGTGGTGGAAGAAGTACATCACTCAGGGGCAGCTG attCAGTTTGTCCTGACAATCTTCCAGACCAGCTGTGGTGTTGTTTGGCCGTGTGCGTTTCCTCAGGGGTGGCTGTATTTCCAGATTTTTTATATGATTTCTTTGATTATCCTCTTCACAAATTTCTACATTCAG ACTTACAACAAGAAGGCGTCCTCGAGGAGGAAAGAGTATCAGAATGGCTCTACAGCCACTGTGAACGGGTAcacaaacagcttttcttcccttgaGAACAatgtgaaacaaagaaaacaaaggaaggatTGA